AGATCCTTGGCGCCGAAGGTGCGGTAGAGCGGCGCGTGTGACGGTCGCCAACCCGAAGAAGTTCACGTCGAACTGGCGTCTGATGTCGGCGTCCGAGAGTTCCTCGACGGCACCGAAGTGCCCGTAGCCGGCGTTGTTCACGACGACGTCGATGCGACCGAACGCGGCGACCGCGTCGTCGACCACGCGGTGAGACGCCGCTGGGTCGGTCACGTCGAGAGACCGGATGAGCAGTCGGTCGTCTGCGGCCCCGAACGAGTCGAGGGACTCCCGGTCTCGTCCCGTAGCCACCACCCGATCCCCGATGTCCAGGGCGGCCCGGCAGATGGCCTGCCCGAGACCGCCCGACGCACCCGTCACCAGCCATACCCGGCTCTGGTCACCGCTGCCCATCAAACTCTCTCCTTCCGTGACGTCCTTCCTTGCTCCGCACTCCATGTGTCTCACGGGACCTCGGGCGCCAACAGAGTCCAGCCATGACCCCCCAGAAGTCTGATCGAACATCACAGGATTGTCTATCAATAGACGATCTGCTAGCGTCCGGTCCATGACCTCGAACCCCGCATTCACCGGCAAGCGACTCGCCGCGCTGGCAGTTCTGTGCGCGGCGACGATGATGACCGTGCTCGACGAGACCGTCGTGAACGTGGCCATCCCCTCCATCCAGCGAGACCTCGGCTTCACGGCCCACCAGTTGTCGTGGGTCGTGAACGCCTACCTCGTCAGCTTCGGCAGCCTGCTACTGCTCGCCGGCCGTATCGGTGACCTGATCGGCCGCCACCGCGTCCTGCTGGGCGGCCTGGCCCTCTTCACCGTGGCGTCCCTGGTCTGCGGGTTGGCTCCCTCGACCACCGCGCTGGTCGGTGCGCGCTTCGCCCAGGGCGCCGGAGCGGCCCTGGCCTCCTCGGTCGCGCTGGGCATGATCGTGTCTCTGTTCGACGACCCCGCGCCGCGCGCCCGGGCGATCGGGATCTATGCCTTCATGACCTCTGCCGGCGCGTCGGCAGGACTCTTTCTCGGTGGCGTCGTCACTGACCTCGCGGGTTGGCGGTGGGCGTTCTTCATCAACGTGCCGATCGGTCTGGTGATGCTGCTGATCGGCCATCGGGTCCTCCAGCGAGAAGCCGCCGCCGGGCTGCGCGGGGGAGCCGACTACGTCGGCGCGCTGGTGCTGGTAGCCGGGATCGGCGCGACGATCCTGGCCGTGGTTGATCCGGGTCGACGCATCATGGTCGTCCCGGCGGTGGTTCTGTTGGCGGCGTTCGCCTTCCGACAGAGCCGGGTCGACCGGCCCCTGGTGCCGCTGCGGGTGCTGCGCTCGCGTCCGGTGATCGGAGCCAACCTCGCGCTGGCCATCCTCGCCGGCTCGATGCTCGGGTTCCAGTACATGGTGACGCTGTACTTCCAGAACGTTCTCGGCTACACGCCTGCCCAGGCCGGCATTGCCATCCTGCCCATCGCCGCCGGCATCGCCGTACTCTCCCTGGCCGTCTATCCCCGGATCAGCCAGCGCACCGGGTCACGCATCCTCATCGTCCCTGGCCTGCTCACCGTCGCGCTCGGCCTGCTCCTGCTCGTCTTCGTTCCCACCCACAGCCATTACGCGGTCGACGTGCTGCCCAGCATGCTGTTGTTCGCCATCGGCGGCGGCACTGCCATCCCGGCGATCATGTCCACCGCCATGTCCGAGACGACCCCCGACGCAGCCGGCGCCTCATCCGGGCTGCTGAGCACTTCCCAGCAGATCGGCGCCGCCTTGGGTATCGCCGTCCTGTCGGCCGTTGCCGCGGCCACGACCAGCGACCTCACCGCACATGGCACGTCGGCCGCCGATGCCGCCGTCAGCGGTTACCACCTCGGCTGGGGCATCGGCGCGGCCATGCTCACTGCGGCCGCGATCGTCGCCGCCGTCACCCTGCGCGCACCGAAACCGCCGCAGAGCACCGAACCGGCGGCGACCGACGACCACCAGGCCACGGTCTGTGTCGACGCATGAGCCAGCCGGGACGGCCGGCTCCCCGGTCACGGAGTACGACCCGACGTTCAGGGGGCAACCGACGGCGCCTGCTCGTCGAGGAACCGTTCCAGCAGGGTCCGGATCACGACCGCCATGCTGAACCCCTGCCGCCGCGACCAGTCCCGCAACCGGTCGTAGTCGCCGGCGGGAAGCCGCACCGGAAGTACCTTCAGCCCACCCTCCACCCCGCCCGGGTCGGCGCCGAAGAGGTCGACCACGCGGGCCGTCCGATCGGCACTCGACATCGGACGCACGGGGACGCCGCCCGGCGCCGCGTCGGGCGCACGGCCCGTTCGGAGCAACCCCCGCAGGACCTCATCCTGCTCATCCTGCTCGAGCAGCCGCACGGCCTTCAGCAGCAGTTCCGACACCCGATCCGACATCGCGATATCGCCTCCCGATACCGCCGTAATATCGCGCGGCACGGCCAGGCACGTCAACCACGGATGTCCGTGGGCTCAGGCGGTCACGCCTTGAGGCTGCCAGCGGAAGGTGCGGGCCGCCACCAGCAGGCCCACGATTCCCCAGCCGGCCAACACCGCGAGGTTGGTCCCGGAGAGCCCGGTGTTCCCGCCGACCGACGCGACACTGCGCTGCAGGCCCTCGGCGAGGTGGTAGAGCGGGAACACACGACCGACCGCTTCGAGCCAGTTGGGCAGGGTCGCGACCGGAATGAAGACTCCGGAGATGAAGGACAGGATGACCGCTGTGAATGGTCCGACCGTCGATGCGACCTCCGCGGTGGGCGTGATCGTCGTGATCGCGATGCCGAGCGTCGCGAGGCTGAACGTGCCGACGATGACGTAGACCGCGATCCCGACGATGCCGGCTCCGGTCAGATGCACGTGGTAGAAGCCGACGCCGATGGCGAAGAGCACCACCACCATCACCACGACCAGGATGATCGAGCGGAGGATGTAGCCGCCGATGAAGGTCCACGACGGCATGGGCGTACCGCGCAGCCGCTTCAGCTCTCCGGACTCGCGTTGCGTCGTCAACGAGACGGCGAGCGCGGAGAAGGTCTGGAGCATGATCGCGTAGGCGGCGAGGCCGGCGGTGAAATACGCCGCGGTCGAGATGGTGCCACCGGCGAACTGCGTGGTCTTGTTGTCGCCGCTCGCGAAGATCGAGTTGAAGAGGACCAGCAACACGATCGGAAAAATGATGGCGAAGAAGATGATCCGAGGGCTTCGTAGCGTCCCGGTGATCGCGTAGCGGGCCTGGATGCCAAGGATCCGGAAGTCACGCATGTGGGTTCTCCCCGGTGACTTCGAGGAAGACATCCTCGAGATTCGGCCGGCGCGCCTCGATCCCCTCGAGCTTGATATTCGCTCCATGCGCCCACGACGTCAACCGCCACAGGGTGTTCTGCGCATCGGACGCGTCGATGGTGACGATGTTCCCCGACACGTCGAGCTTGTCGGGGACCTGGGTACGGACCTCGTCGAGAGGTACGCCGGCCGGCAGCCGGAAGCTGAGCCGGGTGATGCCCGCGTCGCCGATCCCGAGCTCGTCCGGTGCGCCGGTCGCGACGATCTGGCCGGCACGCAGGATCGCCACCCGGTCGGCGAGGTGCTCGGCCTCCTCCATGTAGTGCGTGGTGAGGAAAACGGTCTTTCCGAGATCCTTCAACCCTTCGATCATGTTCCACGCGTCTCGCCGCGCCGTCGGGTCGAAGCCGGTGGTCGGTTCGTCGAGGAACACCAGGTCGGGATCGCCGATCAGGGCCACGGCGACGTCGGCCCGACGGCGTTGGCCACCGGAGAGCGTGCCGAGCCGGGCACCGATCTTGTCCTGCAATCCGACCAGCGCGACCACCTCGTCGATGCGGCGTGGATGCTCGTAGAAGCTGCCGAACAAGTCCAGCGTCTCGCGGACCGTGAGCACCGGGTTGAGTTCACATTCCTGTAGGACGAGTCCGACCCGCTCCCGCCATGCGCGGGTGGGTTTCCCGGGGTCGGTTCCGAGCACGCTCACCTCGCCGGCGCTGCGCTTGCGGTAGCCCTCGAGGATCTCGATCGTCGTCGTTTTCCCGGCACCGTTCGGGCCGAGGAATCCGAACACCTCGCCGGATGCGATCTCGAGATCGATGCCCCGGACGGCCTCGTGCGAGCCGTAGCGCATCCGCAGACCCTTGACGCTGATGGCCGGGCCGCCGGTCGATGCCCCGTTGTGCGACGAAGGATGGGGTGCGTCGGACGCCGCCGGAGGGCTAGTTGTCACCGGCCAGTCCGGGAGACTGCTTGATCGCGACGACGACCCGGCGGGCGATTCCGAATTCGTTGATGATGCGGCCGATGATGATTCCGCCACCGCTCACCCGGAACTTGGTGGCGCCGGGCTCCCGATGGACGTGCACCGTGGCGTAGGCCATGGTGCTCGTCTTCACCTTGAAGACGTCGCCCGATCCACCCGACCTCGTCAGGGTGTAATGATCGCCGAGTTCGGTCCGCAGGGCCTCCATCGCCTCGTCGGACGTCACATTCTCGCGCTGAACCGTCACGCTGGGCACGGCATCCCCCTCATCCCGGGTGCGATCCAAGATCGCATTTGCCCGCAACGCAACGGTAATCCCGTGGTGGTCGGCGTCGCGTGCTTTCCGCGGAAGAGTCGGCTCTCGGACGTGGCGGCGCCGCCCGGGGCGCAGATGCTGGCATCCTCCAGGAATGGCGGGTCCGGGCGGGATCGACGCCAACCGTGACGGCGGCCCGCCGCTCACCCTCGGGCTGACGTTCTCGGTCGCGCTCACCGTGGTCACCGGGGCGATGGACGCCATCACCTTCACCCGCCTGGGCGAGGTCTTCTCGAGCGTGATGACCGGCAACCTGGTGCTGCTCGGCGTGTCCGCGGGCAGGGCCGACGGTGCCCTCGCGATCCATGTGGCGGTCGCGGTGGCCGGATTCGTGGGTGGCGTCCTGCTCGCGGGCGTCATCACCGGACCGCCGGCACGCGCCTCCGGTCGCTGGCCACCGAGGGTCAGCGCCGCCCTCGCCGTCGAACTGGCTCTCCTCGCCGGCTTCTTCGTCGGCTGGGCCGTGCGGGGCGGCCGGCCGGACGGGACGGTGCAAGTCGTCCTGCTGCTCCTGGCCGCGACCGCGATGGGGGTGCAGACCGGCGCGGTGCGCGCGATCGGAATCAGCGGGCTGTCCACGACCTACCTGACCGGGACTCTGGCCGGCATCCTTGCGACGCTGGTCACCGACGGCCGCTTGCAGCGGCGCAGCCTGGTCATTCTCGCCGCGTTGATCGTCGGAGCGGCGGTCGCCACGCTGCTCGTCGTCCATGTCCCGACAGCGGCGCCGGCGCTTCCCGTCGCGCTGCTGCTCGTGGTCTTGGTCGGTTCCCGCGCCGTATGAGGCGAGCGGACCGCGGCTCTCAGGCGGGCTTCTTGCGCGGCAGCGGGCGCGGACCGCCTCGGCCGCGCAGCGGCACTCCGACCTCGCGGAGCAGCCCGTGCACCCACCCGTAGGACCGTCCGATCGCGGTGGCCAACTGCCGGATCGACTGGCCCTGCTCGTAGCGACCTCGGAGCTCGGCGGCCACGACGGCGCGACGGCTGCCAGTCACCCAGCGGTATCTATCGAGGCGTTCTGCCACCGCTTCCCCAATCCTCCGCCACCGCGGCCCGGTGACGGAGTCGTGACGGGCTGCGATAGCTACGAACTCGCCGCCTGCCACGCCTGCTTGCCGGCCCGGGAGGCCGCGTTGGCCTGCTGCCACTTCAGAGTAGCCAGTTCGCGCGGAGACGCATCCATCTGTTGCATCCATTTCCGCCCGGCGGTGAGGACGATGCTGCCCCCGAGCATCATCCCCGCGAACCCGAGTGCGCCGCCGACGCCGATGAGCACGGCCGACGCGGTGAGCAATCGCCTGTCGACCTGGAGCTTTGCCCCCGCGACCTCGTTATTCGTCATGCCTGCGATGCTGCCGCTCTCCCGGGCGACCGCGGATCACCCAGGATGGGTGACCTGACGTATCGTCCACAGGGTGGTGGGTGGCGCATGGCTCGGCGTGGGCAGGTCTGAGCCCCGGTGACCCGTCAGCGGCCCATCGAGGATCCCGAACAGGACAGATCGTCACCGTTCGCCGGAAACAGTGCGATGGCCGCCGCGATGCGGGCATTCGACTGGGCCGCCACGCCGCTCGGTCCGTCCGAACAGTGGCAGGCGAGCATGAAAACGGCCTGCCGAATCTGTCTGACCTCGCAGTTCCCGATCCTGCTGTGGTGCGGTCCCGAGCTCCGGATGCTCTACAACGACACCTATCTGCCCATGCTCGGGGAGAAGCATCCGGCCATCGGTGCCCCCGGCGAGCAGGTCTGGGCCGAGCTCTGGCCGATCATCGGGCCGATGCTCGACGGGGTCGTCGCCACCGGTGAGGCCACCTGGTCGGAGGACCAGTTGCTGCCCATGAATCGGCACGGCTACTGGGAGGAGGCCTACTTCACCTTCTCCTACAGCCCGATCCACGCAGCGGACGGCACCGTGTCGGGCGTCTTCACCGCGGTGAGCGAGAACACCGAGCGAGTCATCGGAGAGCGCCGGCTGCACACCCTGCGCAAGCTCGGGGGAATCTCCGCCTCCAACGCATCGACGCCGGAGCGAGTGCTCACCACCGGCCTCGAGGTGCTCTCAGCAGAGCCCTCCGACGTGCCCGCCGCCGTGGCATATCTGGTCGACGAGGACACCGGTGTCCTCCGGCCGGTCGGGGGATTCGGGATCGGCTCGCAGGGCGTGGCACCGATGCCGACCCTGCCGCAGCCGGAGGTCGGCCGGGCGTTCGAACAGCCGCACGCGGGCCCGGCCGGTCTCGCCACCGGCCTGCGCCGTCGCTATCCGGGAGTGCTGCTCGCGTCGCCCGGCCCGCTCGACGGCACTCCGCTGGGTGACATCCCGCCGGACGACGCGATGGTGCTGCCGATCACCGCCGCCGGTCGGGACCGACCCGTGGGCGTCCTGGTCACGGCGGTCAGCCCGACCCGGGCGCTCGACGACGACTACCGGACCTTCTTCGAGCTCGTCGCCGGGCAGGTGTCGACCGCGGCCACGGAGGCGCTGGCATATCAGGCCGAACGGCGCCGGGCTGATGCGCTGACCGAGCTCGACCGGGCCAAGAGCGAATTCTTCGCCAACGTCAGCCACGAATTCCGTACGCCGTTGATCCTGATCGCGGGCCCAGCCGAGGATGCCCTGGCCGACTCCGCGAGCCCCCTCCCCGCGAGCCAGCGGGAACGGATGCAGGTGATCCGGCGCAACGCCGGGCGGCTGCGCCGACTTGTCGACGACATGCTCGACTTCGCCAGGATCGAGGCGGGTCGGCTGCATCCGGAGATGACGGCGGTCGATCTCTCCGGGTTCACCACCGAGATCGTCGAGTCGTTCGCGCCGGCCGTCGAACGAGCCGGCTTGGCACTGCGCGTCGTCTGCCCGCCCCTCCCCCGGCCCGTCTCGGTCGACGTGGACATGTGGGAGAAGGTCCTGCTCAATCTGCTCTCCAACGCGGTGAAATACACCCGGGACGGCAGCATCGAGATCAGCCTGCAGGACGACCCCGGCGCCGACCGGGTCGAGCTGACGGTCGCCGACACCGGCATCGGCATCCCGGCCGAGGAGCGGCCACTGGTGTTCGAACGGTTCCACCGGGTGCGCGGCGGCGGCGGACGGTCGCACGAGGGCGCCGGCATCGGGCTCGCGCTGGTACACGAAATGGTCCGGCTGCACGACGGCACGGTCGAGGTGGCGTCCAGCGAAGGCAAGGGTGCGGTCTTCACCGTGCACCTGCCCTACGGCGCCGCGACGGCGTCGTCTCCCGAAGCGCCGCGGGGGTCTATGGCACTGCAGTACATGGACGAGGCCCTGCAGTGGGAAACCGGGGAGGAGGACATCTCGGAGCACACCCGCGGCGCGGGCCGGACCGCCGGGGCGAGCGTGCTGATCGTCGAGGACAACAGTGACCTGCGCACGTTCCTCAAACGGCTGCTCGAACCCCACTGGCGGGTGCTGCAGGCGGCGGACGGGCGGACCGGCCTGCGGATGGCCCAGGCCCAACGACCCGACCTCGTGCTCTCCGACGTCATGATGCCGGAGCTGGACGGGTTCGGTCTGCTCCGCGAGCTGCGGTCCTACCCGGCGACCGCGGCCATACCGGTCATCTTCCTGTCCGCGCGGGCCGAGGAGGAGTCGACGGTCGAAGGTCTCGGCGCCGGCGCGGACGACTACCTGCCGAAGCCCTTCTCCGCGACCGAACTCGTCGCGCGCGTGCGGTCCAACCTCGAGCTCGCCCGGGTGCGTACGAGGGAGTCGGAGTTCCGCCGCGCACTGGTCGATTCACTCCAGGAGGGATTGTTCGTCTCCGGCGCGGACGGCACCGTCGTCGAGGTCAACACCACCTTCGGCGAGATCACCGGCTACGGACCCGAGGGCGCCCCCTACGACATGCCCTACCCGTGGCTTTCCGACGACCCGTATCACCGGCAACTGTTCGAATCCGCCGCCACCGAGGCGTTGCAGAGCGAGGCCGGCCAGTTCATCGTGCCGTTGCAGCATCGTGACGGGCGGCTCGTGTGGGCAGCGGCCACGATCCACGCGATTCCGGATCAGGACCGCACCGGCAAGGTCATCGTCGGCACACTGCGCGACGTCACCGCCGCTCGCGCGGCCGCCGAGCGGGAGTCCGCGGTCGCGTCGTTCGTCGAGGGCCTCGCGACCGCGACCGGCGTCTCCGAGGTGCTCGGTATCGGCCTGGTGGAACTGCAGACCGCCCTCGATGCGGTGCAGGCGGTCGCCGCCGTCTGGCCGTCGGAGACCGCCGAGGTGGTGATGGTCGCCGCGCAGCCGGTCGAATCCTGGGCCGCTCTGTCCGAATCGACCCGCGTCGCACTCGAGACCGCCCGCCACGACCCGGTCGGCCGGATGCGCGTGGAGGCGCCCGCACAGGACTCGGTCCGGGTGGTCGGTGTGACAGCGCCGCTCGGCAGCAACGGCGACGCCGCGGTGTGGCTGGATCTCGGCGACCCGAGCCTGTTGAGCGCCGAGACCGAGATGCTCTTCGAACTCCTGGTCGCCAACCTCGGCCAGGCCCTCGACCGGGCGCGCCGCTACGACCAGGCCCGGGAGGTTGCGCTGACGCTCCAACACGCAATCCTCGCCCCGACCGACCTGCCTCCCGGCTTCGCGGCCCGATACGAGCCGGCCGTCCGGCCGCTCGACATCGGTGGCGACTGGTACGACGTGACCGAACTCGCCGACGGGCAGATCGGGGTCGTCGTCGGCGATTGTGTCGGTCACGGGCTCGCAGCGGCAGCCGTCATGGGACAACTGCGCAGCGCCTGTCGGGCGTTGCTGTTGCGGACCGGGCACCCCGGACAGGTCCTCGACGAACTCGACGCCTTCGCCCACCGCATCCCCGATGCGGCGTGCACCACCGTGTTCTGCGCGACCATCGACCCGGCCACCGGCACGATCGCCTACAGCAGCGCGGGGCACCCTCCGCCGGTGCTCTCGGCCGACGCGACCGGCGCGCGCCTGCTCGATGAGGCGCGCTCGCTGCCGCTGGCCACGCTGCCGACGGCACCCCGACCGGAGGCGACCGCCACATTGGCACCAGGGGCAACGCTGCTGCTCTACACCGATGGCCTGATCGAACGACGCGGCGAGCCGCTGACCGTGGGGATCGACACGGCCCGACGTACGCTGAGTCAGGATCCGCAGATGCTGCCCGACCAACTGGCCGACCGGCTGCTCGCCGAGCTCATGCCGATCAATGGATACGAGGATGACGTCGCCGTTCTCATCTACCGCTACGAGACGATCGGTCCACTGCGACGCGATCTTCCGGTCGCCGCGGCCGAGCTGGCCGACATGCGGCACGACCTGCGCGCGTGGCTGAATGGCATCGGCGCCGCCGCGGCCAAC
This DNA window, taken from Mycobacteriales bacterium, encodes the following:
- a CDS encoding MFS transporter — its product is MTSNPAFTGKRLAALAVLCAATMMTVLDETVVNVAIPSIQRDLGFTAHQLSWVVNAYLVSFGSLLLLAGRIGDLIGRHRVLLGGLALFTVASLVCGLAPSTTALVGARFAQGAGAALASSVALGMIVSLFDDPAPRARAIGIYAFMTSAGASAGLFLGGVVTDLAGWRWAFFINVPIGLVMLLIGHRVLQREAAAGLRGGADYVGALVLVAGIGATILAVVDPGRRIMVVPAVVLLAAFAFRQSRVDRPLVPLRVLRSRPVIGANLALAILAGSMLGFQYMVTLYFQNVLGYTPAQAGIAILPIAAGIAVLSLAVYPRISQRTGSRILIVPGLLTVALGLLLLVFVPTHSHYAVDVLPSMLLFAIGGGTAIPAIMSTAMSETTPDAAGASSGLLSTSQQIGAALGIAVLSAVAAATTSDLTAHGTSAADAAVSGYHLGWGIGAAMLTAAAIVAAVTLRAPKPPQSTEPAATDDHQATVCVDA
- a CDS encoding helix-turn-helix domain-containing protein; this translates as MTGSRRAVVAAELRGRYEQGQSIRQLATAIGRSYGWVHGLLREVGVPLRGRGGPRPLPRKKPA
- a CDS encoding SpoIIE family protein phosphatase, with amino-acid sequence MTRQRPIEDPEQDRSSPFAGNSAMAAAMRAFDWAATPLGPSEQWQASMKTACRICLTSQFPILLWCGPELRMLYNDTYLPMLGEKHPAIGAPGEQVWAELWPIIGPMLDGVVATGEATWSEDQLLPMNRHGYWEEAYFTFSYSPIHAADGTVSGVFTAVSENTERVIGERRLHTLRKLGGISASNASTPERVLTTGLEVLSAEPSDVPAAVAYLVDEDTGVLRPVGGFGIGSQGVAPMPTLPQPEVGRAFEQPHAGPAGLATGLRRRYPGVLLASPGPLDGTPLGDIPPDDAMVLPITAAGRDRPVGVLVTAVSPTRALDDDYRTFFELVAGQVSTAATEALAYQAERRRADALTELDRAKSEFFANVSHEFRTPLILIAGPAEDALADSASPLPASQRERMQVIRRNAGRLRRLVDDMLDFARIEAGRLHPEMTAVDLSGFTTEIVESFAPAVERAGLALRVVCPPLPRPVSVDVDMWEKVLLNLLSNAVKYTRDGSIEISLQDDPGADRVELTVADTGIGIPAEERPLVFERFHRVRGGGGRSHEGAGIGLALVHEMVRLHDGTVEVASSEGKGAVFTVHLPYGAATASSPEAPRGSMALQYMDEALQWETGEEDISEHTRGAGRTAGASVLIVEDNSDLRTFLKRLLEPHWRVLQAADGRTGLRMAQAQRPDLVLSDVMMPELDGFGLLRELRSYPATAAIPVIFLSARAEEESTVEGLGAGADDYLPKPFSATELVARVRSNLELARVRTRESEFRRALVDSLQEGLFVSGADGTVVEVNTTFGEITGYGPEGAPYDMPYPWLSDDPYHRQLFESAATEALQSEAGQFIVPLQHRDGRLVWAAATIHAIPDQDRTGKVIVGTLRDVTAARAAAERESAVASFVEGLATATGVSEVLGIGLVELQTALDAVQAVAAVWPSETAEVVMVAAQPVESWAALSESTRVALETARHDPVGRMRVEAPAQDSVRVVGVTAPLGSNGDAAVWLDLGDPSLLSAETEMLFELLVANLGQALDRARRYDQAREVALTLQHAILAPTDLPPGFAARYEPAVRPLDIGGDWYDVTELADGQIGVVVGDCVGHGLAAAAVMGQLRSACRALLLRTGHPGQVLDELDAFAHRIPDAACTTVFCATIDPATGTIAYSSAGHPPPVLSADATGARLLDEARSLPLATLPTAPRPEATATLAPGATLLLYTDGLIERRGEPLTVGIDTARRTLSQDPQMLPDQLADRLLAELMPINGYEDDVAVLIYRYETIGPLRRDLPVAAAELADMRHDLRAWLNGIGAAAANRDAVLVAVSEACTNSIEHAGLTRADPPVRITAELAGDRLSVVVTDTGSWKTPEPDRGNRGRGLMMMRALMDHVALVHDEHGTSVRMAKDLLTRAAAG
- a CDS encoding ABC transporter permease, with amino-acid sequence MRDFRILGIQARYAITGTLRSPRIIFFAIIFPIVLLVLFNSIFASGDNKTTQFAGGTISTAAYFTAGLAAYAIMLQTFSALAVSLTTQRESGELKRLRGTPMPSWTFIGGYILRSIILVVVMVVVLFAIGVGFYHVHLTGAGIVGIAVYVIVGTFSLATLGIAITTITPTAEVASTVGPFTAVILSFISGVFIPVATLPNWLEAVGRVFPLYHLAEGLQRSVASVGGNTGLSGTNLAVLAGWGIVGLLVAARTFRWQPQGVTA
- a CDS encoding oxidoreductase; the protein is MEGMATFTTVSSSTVIIVAAHRTASAASRLPVNAGFEVMDRTLADRLLIDNPVMFDQTSGGSWLDSVGARGPVRHMECGARKDVTEGESLMGSGDQSRVWLVTGASGGLGQAICRAALDIGDRVVATGRDRESLDSFGAADDRLLIRSLDVTDPAASHRVVDDAVAAFGRIDVVVNNAGYGHFGAVEELSDADIRRQFDVNFFGLATVTRAALPHLRRQGSGVLVQMSSLNGVIGMAGGAYYCASKFAVEGFSESLAQEVGPLGIQVMLVEPGPHRTHFASSGARLAEAMPDYAATVGVAREAFASMDGTQPGDPHRAADAIVDAVKSGEPPMRLTLGRMAIDAVRDKLEDQVSGLKSWGMATEFE
- a CDS encoding YoaK family protein, which encodes MAGPGGIDANRDGGPPLTLGLTFSVALTVVTGAMDAITFTRLGEVFSSVMTGNLVLLGVSAGRADGALAIHVAVAVAGFVGGVLLAGVITGPPARASGRWPPRVSAALAVELALLAGFFVGWAVRGGRPDGTVQVVLLLLAATAMGVQTGAVRAIGISGLSTTYLTGTLAGILATLVTDGRLQRRSLVILAALIVGAAVATLLVVHVPTAAPALPVALLLVVLVGSRAV
- a CDS encoding ABC transporter ATP-binding protein, with translation MTTSPPAASDAPHPSSHNGASTGGPAISVKGLRMRYGSHEAVRGIDLEIASGEVFGFLGPNGAGKTTTIEILEGYRKRSAGEVSVLGTDPGKPTRAWRERVGLVLQECELNPVLTVRETLDLFGSFYEHPRRIDEVVALVGLQDKIGARLGTLSGGQRRRADVAVALIGDPDLVFLDEPTTGFDPTARRDAWNMIEGLKDLGKTVFLTTHYMEEAEHLADRVAILRAGQIVATGAPDELGIGDAGITRLSFRLPAGVPLDEVRTQVPDKLDVSGNIVTIDASDAQNTLWRLTSWAHGANIKLEGIEARRPNLEDVFLEVTGENPHA